The Deltaproteobacteria bacterium genome window below encodes:
- a CDS encoding DUF1214 domain-containing protein: MPEDSEGKILEDNCTYKITGKGDLNTRWWNITIYPGNYWIANPLKRYSFSETNIAYEKDGSWVIRISNEKQNGNWLPLDRGKGPLKITLRLYNPEPTVIDKTKTIELPKIIREHSNNTS; encoded by the coding sequence TTGCCTGAAGATTCAGAAGGAAAGATCCTCGAAGACAACTGCACCTATAAAATTACCGGGAAAGGGGATCTTAACACAAGGTGGTGGAACATAACCATATACCCGGGTAATTATTGGATAGCAAACCCTCTGAAGCGTTATTCGTTTTCAGAAACAAATATTGCCTATGAAAAAGACGGCAGTTGGGTCATACGGATATCCAATGAAAAGCAGAATGGAAATTGGCTTCCCCTTGACAGGGGAAAAGGGCCTTTGAAAATTACGTTGCGCTTGTATAATCCGGAACCGACAGTAATAGATAAGACCAAAACGATTGAATTGCCAAAGATCATCAGGGAGCATTCCAATAATACTTCTTGA
- a CDS encoding YgeY family selenium metabolism-linked hydrolase has protein sequence MNSSDLLAPELQNELIEFTQNLVRIKSLSGQEGEVITCIEQKMLDLGYDEVTIDSMGNIVGRIGNGEKAILFDSHVDTVDVKDEEKWDIPPFSGDIVDGRLHGRGSVDMKSGAAASIYAGALARQLGFTAGKTIYVSCSVFEEDCDGENLKHLFNELGLKPDYVVICEPSNNVIALGHKGKAQISIKTHGVSAHGSAPEKGVNAIYEMADIIHRVDRTNLELMKKGELRGTLVMSNISSVSASLNAVPSACEVYLDRRMIPGETKEEIRQEMERIIQGKNATWEVGTLHRRSWTGLDITYEPFHPSWKIDVNHELSQACTAAYRENFGQEPAEYDFWDFSTNAVTPVSMGIPTIGFGPGEYKLAHMRNESCDVRQILDACTFYARVIMKI, from the coding sequence ATGAATTCATCCGATTTGCTTGCTCCGGAATTACAAAACGAACTTATTGAATTCACTCAAAACCTTGTCAGGATCAAAAGCCTTTCAGGGCAGGAAGGTGAAGTGATCACATGTATCGAACAGAAAATGTTGGATCTCGGCTATGATGAAGTCACGATTGATTCGATGGGGAATATCGTCGGCAGAATCGGCAACGGCGAAAAAGCCATTCTGTTTGATTCGCATGTCGACACGGTCGACGTTAAGGACGAAGAAAAGTGGGACATCCCGCCATTTAGCGGGGATATTGTGGATGGACGCTTGCACGGCAGAGGCTCGGTCGATATGAAATCGGGAGCAGCCGCTTCCATCTATGCCGGCGCCTTGGCCAGGCAACTTGGTTTTACGGCTGGCAAAACAATTTATGTTTCCTGCAGTGTTTTTGAAGAAGACTGCGATGGGGAAAACTTAAAACACCTATTCAACGAACTCGGCCTCAAACCCGATTATGTCGTGATTTGCGAACCTTCCAACAATGTCATTGCACTAGGGCATAAGGGCAAGGCCCAGATATCTATCAAGACGCACGGCGTCTCTGCGCATGGTTCAGCTCCCGAAAAAGGTGTCAATGCCATTTACGAAATGGCCGACATCATCCACCGGGTCGATAGAACCAATCTCGAGCTCATGAAAAAAGGGGAATTACGGGGCACCCTGGTGATGTCGAACATTTCCAGTGTCAGCGCCTCCTTAAATGCCGTCCCTTCGGCGTGCGAAGTTTATTTGGACAGAAGAATGATTCCCGGAGAAACGAAAGAAGAGATCAGGCAGGAAATGGAACGGATTATTCAAGGTAAAAATGCGACATGGGAGGTGGGAACGCTCCATCGAAGAAGCTGGACCGGACTGGACATCACGTACGAACCGTTTCATCCGTCGTGGAAGATAGACGTGAACCACGAACTTTCACAGGCATGCACTGCCGCATATCGGGAAAATTTCGGGCAAGAACCCGCCGAGTATGATTTTTGGGATTTCAGCACGAATGCCGTGACGCCTGTAAGCATGGGTATTCCTACAATCGGTTTCGGACCTGGAGAATACAAACTTGCTCACATGCGAAATGAAAGTTGTGATGTACGTCAAATTCTTGACGCTTGTACATTTTATGCAAGGGTAATCATGAAAATATAA
- a CDS encoding flavodoxin family protein produces MKSTIALMKSALDLKPGVEVFGLSGSPRINGNSDILLKNILSGVAQENVVSDYLNLTQVKFQGCIGCEKCRKDKICTGLLDGMSLIYKKIISSKGLVLVSPTHNYNVTSWMKAFIDRLYCFYNFENDRPRSWSSRHSNQGRKAVIAAVCEQESVDDMGFTLEAMKRPIEALGYEIIGELPVFRIFDKGKVKDDKHAISSAYRLGKELALAVK; encoded by the coding sequence ATGAAATCGACTATCGCACTAATGAAAAGCGCACTAGACCTGAAGCCGGGTGTTGAGGTTTTTGGCCTAAGTGGAAGTCCTAGAATCAATGGCAATTCCGATATACTGCTGAAAAATATATTATCCGGCGTTGCTCAAGAAAACGTGGTTTCTGATTATCTGAATTTAACGCAAGTGAAATTTCAGGGATGTATTGGATGCGAGAAGTGCAGAAAAGACAAAATATGTACAGGTTTGCTCGATGGAATGTCCCTCATTTATAAAAAAATAATTTCTTCCAAAGGCCTTGTCCTGGTATCCCCGACCCATAATTACAATGTCACCTCCTGGATGAAAGCGTTTATCGATCGTCTTTATTGCTTTTATAATTTTGAAAATGACCGCCCCAGAAGCTGGTCAAGCCGACATTCCAATCAGGGGCGCAAAGCCGTCATTGCGGCAGTATGCGAACAGGAATCCGTTGACGACATGGGCTTCACTTTAGAGGCCATGAAACGGCCTATTGAAGCGCTCGGTTATGAAATCATAGGAGAACTGCCTGTCTTCAGGATCTTCGATAAAGGAAAGGTCAAAGACGATAAACATGCCATCAGCAGCGCATATCGCTTAGGCAAAGAACTGGCCCTCGCTGTAAAATAG
- a CDS encoding CGGC domain-containing protein, with product MKKTNKIGIIICDRYRRCGGGKCFRSLKNREGAFNRYKDMEVEVVGYTSCDGCPGGNIEYAVDEMKANGAEIIHLATGLIVGYPPCPHIVYFHDYIKAKYGLEVVYGTHPIPEKYLKMHEKLGTWNSDEWQGIITSTMNSEKVRLAYN from the coding sequence ATGAAGAAAACAAACAAAATTGGGATAATTATTTGTGATCGTTATCGGAGATGTGGCGGGGGAAAATGTTTCAGGTCACTCAAGAACCGTGAGGGTGCATTCAACAGATACAAAGATATGGAAGTCGAGGTTGTAGGATACACCAGTTGCGACGGGTGCCCCGGGGGCAACATCGAATATGCCGTGGACGAAATGAAAGCAAACGGAGCGGAGATAATCCATCTGGCCACCGGTCTTATTGTCGGATATCCGCCATGCCCTCATATCGTCTATTTTCATGACTATATCAAAGCGAAGTACGGTCTTGAAGTCGTATACGGCACCCACCCCATACCGGAAAAGTATCTGAAGATGCATGAAAAACTGGGAACATGGAACAGCGATGAATGGCAGGGCATCATTACATCGACAATGAATAGTGAAAAGGTGCGCTTGGCTTATAACTGA
- a CDS encoding enoyl-CoA hydratase/isomerase family protein: MSEDRLIGEKKGRIFFITLNRPAKRNALPFEMLAEISRTVEDQIIDPEVRVIIIKGAGQVFSSGVDFNSLGSLVGRFTGDASAGGAPIRADIHKYQHYLNRLESIEIPIICAFHGAVFGMAMELALACDFRLMADDCVWGMPELKFGLVADLGGTARLHRTIGASRAMEVLMTGKTFSAEQALNWGLVSYLHPAEELLNRAGQLARDITRMAPLAVGATKKIIRKGEGVDLMTQLDMEINLNSMLLRSADFQEGIVALMEKREPDWKRR; this comes from the coding sequence ATGTCAGAAGACCGATTGATAGGAGAAAAAAAAGGCCGCATCTTCTTCATCACCCTCAATCGTCCGGCAAAACGCAACGCCCTGCCTTTCGAAATGCTGGCCGAAATCAGCCGGACGGTGGAAGATCAAATCATCGACCCGGAGGTTCGGGTGATCATCATCAAGGGCGCGGGGCAGGTGTTTTCATCGGGGGTGGACTTCAACTCCCTGGGCTCCCTGGTGGGCCGCTTCACCGGCGACGCCTCGGCCGGCGGCGCCCCCATCAGGGCCGATATCCACAAGTACCAGCACTATCTCAACCGATTGGAATCCATAGAAATTCCCATTATCTGCGCCTTTCACGGGGCCGTCTTCGGCATGGCCATGGAACTGGCGTTGGCCTGCGATTTTCGCCTGATGGCCGACGACTGCGTCTGGGGCATGCCGGAGCTCAAATTCGGCCTGGTTGCCGACCTGGGCGGCACGGCCCGCCTACACCGCACCATCGGCGCCTCCCGGGCCATGGAGGTGCTCATGACCGGGAAAACCTTTTCAGCCGAACAGGCTTTGAATTGGGGGCTGGTGAGCTACCTGCATCCTGCGGAAGAACTCCTGAACCGGGCCGGGCAACTCGCCCGGGACATCACCCGAATGGCTCCCCTGGCCGTGGGCGCCACCAAAAAGATCATCAGAAAGGGCGAGGGGGTCGACCTCATGACCCAGTTGGACATGGAGATCAACCTGAACAGCATGCTGCTCCGAAGCGCCGATTTTCAGGAGGGCATCGTCGCTCTCATGGAAAAGAGAGAGCCCGATTGGAAACGCAGGTGA